A single window of Vibrio campbellii CAIM 519 = NBRC 15631 = ATCC 25920 DNA harbors:
- a CDS encoding DUF3429 domain-containing protein, producing the protein MATTRTTMLQLGYLGLLPFMFSLVLIGTERTLFNLSGEQFFIAYSAVILSFLSGVLWGNAIDHFYHRLSRNALVLSNLFVLLAWGALLQGNKHYVIATLLLAAGYIAVWYAEKLIRKVENEAEPKGYQMMRGKLTTGVVLMHGLVLIA; encoded by the coding sequence ATGGCGACTACACGTACGACAATGCTGCAATTGGGCTATTTAGGACTGTTGCCATTTATGTTCAGCTTGGTTCTCATCGGCACGGAAAGGACTCTATTCAACTTATCTGGGGAGCAGTTTTTTATCGCTTACAGTGCAGTGATTTTGAGCTTTCTCTCCGGTGTACTTTGGGGCAATGCGATTGATCATTTCTATCATCGACTAAGCCGTAATGCCTTGGTGCTCAGTAACTTATTTGTACTACTCGCATGGGGAGCGCTACTACAAGGTAACAAACACTATGTGATTGCGACGCTGTTACTCGCTGCTGGCTACATTGCAGTGTGGTATGCAGAAAAGCTGATCCGAAAAGTGGAAAACGAGGCAGAACCAAAAGGTTACCAGATGATGAGAGGAAAACTCACTACAGGTGTAGTACTTATGCATGGGTTGGTTTTAATTGCTTGA
- a CDS encoding response regulator transcription factor, with amino-acid sequence MNVQDTKQSLIIVEDDPKLQAMLCEYFEGQGFEVLSIDNGTDAPDAILESQPDLVLLDLMLPGQDGLSVCRLIRECYKGKVLMLTASDDDFDHVAALEIGADDFVTKPIKPRVLLARIRMLLRRKEASNADSDTCLEVGVLSLNRLRKTCTFNHEPIALTDGEFDLLWVLASHPEQTLSREWLTKTLRGIEYDGTDRTIDNRVVTLRKKLGDTTTPPQKIITVRGKGYLFMPDAWNA; translated from the coding sequence ATGAACGTACAAGACACCAAGCAATCACTTATCATCGTGGAAGATGACCCGAAACTGCAGGCTATGCTATGCGAATACTTTGAAGGACAAGGCTTTGAAGTTCTCAGCATAGACAACGGAACAGATGCGCCAGATGCGATCCTGGAAAGTCAACCTGATCTGGTGCTTCTCGACTTAATGCTACCTGGGCAAGATGGATTGAGCGTTTGTCGTCTGATTCGCGAATGCTACAAAGGTAAAGTATTAATGCTCACCGCCAGTGACGATGATTTTGACCACGTCGCTGCACTTGAAATTGGTGCCGACGACTTTGTTACCAAGCCAATCAAACCACGTGTCTTGCTAGCCCGCATTCGAATGCTTTTACGTCGCAAAGAAGCGTCAAATGCAGATTCTGATACCTGTTTAGAAGTTGGGGTTCTATCGCTCAACCGCTTGCGTAAGACTTGTACGTTCAACCACGAACCGATCGCACTTACCGACGGTGAATTTGACTTACTCTGGGTACTCGCAAGCCATCCGGAACAAACCCTTTCTCGCGAGTGGCTTACTAAAACATTACGTGGTATCGAGTACGACGGCACAGACCGTACCATTGATAACCGTGTAGTAACGTTGCGTAAAAAGCTGGGAGACACGACAACACCACCTCAGAAGATCATTACAGTGCGTGGTAAAGGTTACTTGTTTATGCCCGACGCTTGGAACGCATAA
- a CDS encoding isoamylase early set domain-containing protein: protein MLKKRFFKTKDEVEVTFELDKNQWESIQIAGDFNNWQPEPMKLVKKSGQFKFKTRLPKEQNIQFRYLFNEAEWENDPQADAYVPNGFGSDNSVVCTQERIA from the coding sequence ATGCTTAAAAAGAGATTTTTTAAAACAAAAGATGAAGTCGAAGTCACGTTCGAGCTAGACAAAAACCAGTGGGAGTCGATTCAAATTGCGGGTGATTTTAATAACTGGCAACCAGAACCAATGAAGCTCGTTAAGAAAAGTGGCCAATTTAAATTTAAAACGCGCTTGCCGAAAGAACAAAATATCCAGTTCCGTTACCTATTTAACGAAGCCGAGTGGGAAAACGATCCACAAGCGGACGCATACGTACCAAATGGCTTTGGAAGCGATAACAGCGTTGTATGCACACAAGAGCGAATAGCTTAA
- a CDS encoding helix-turn-helix domain-containing protein: protein MSESHDLIKELKRQLKQSGLHYVDIAQHLELSEGSVKRLLAEGSQISLDRLERICQLIGLEMAELFKLAAAHNKGLESLTLEQEKQLVDDKGLLLVAVCVVNGYRFEQIIEQYIFDELELIQKLAQLDRLNIIDLLPGNKIRLRISPTFRWHTGGPIQRFFQQQVQDAFFQSHFSAEGEKLVMATGLMSLPTNKKMQQKLQKVIDEFYQVCQSDDSLDMNEKHGTSLVIAMRRWTFPLFNPWERK from the coding sequence ATGTCAGAAAGTCACGACCTAATTAAAGAGCTCAAACGCCAACTCAAGCAATCTGGCTTGCACTATGTCGACATCGCGCAGCACTTGGAACTGAGCGAGGGCTCTGTAAAACGCTTATTGGCCGAAGGCAGTCAAATCAGCCTCGATCGCTTGGAGCGTATCTGTCAGCTGATCGGGTTAGAAATGGCAGAGCTATTTAAACTGGCAGCAGCACACAACAAAGGGCTGGAGTCGCTCACGCTAGAACAAGAAAAACAGCTGGTTGATGATAAAGGCTTATTGTTGGTTGCGGTTTGTGTGGTCAATGGTTATCGCTTCGAACAAATCATCGAGCAATACATTTTTGATGAGTTGGAGCTGATACAAAAGCTCGCCCAACTCGATCGTCTCAATATCATCGACTTGCTGCCAGGTAACAAGATTCGTCTGCGGATATCCCCGACTTTCCGTTGGCACACAGGTGGCCCTATTCAGCGTTTCTTCCAGCAACAAGTTCAAGACGCCTTTTTCCAAAGCCATTTCTCTGCCGAAGGTGAAAAGCTAGTGATGGCAACGGGCTTAATGAGCTTGCCAACTAACAAGAAGATGCAGCAGAAGCTACAAAAGGTCATTGATGAATTTTATCAGGTCTGCCAAAGCGACGATTCACTGGATATGAACGAGAAGCACGGTACCTCTCTGGTGATAGCGATGCGTCGTTGGACATTCCCGCTGTTTAACCCTTGGGAACGTAAATAG
- a CDS encoding thiol:disulfide interchange protein DsbA/DsbL: MKKIFALCSTLLLAFTAHAAQFEAGKHYKVLDVEKAKKPTVTEFFSFYCPHCYKFESVIDNLKPALPKEASFEKVHVAFMGSDMAVPMAKSYATMVSLGVEKTMVPAMFAQIHQKRQAPQNEAELKQIFVDNGVDGKKFDAAYNSFAVNSMQKGFDKQFKQSTLTGVPGVVVNNKYIVLPNEIRSYDEYNDLVNYLLTL; the protein is encoded by the coding sequence ATGAAAAAGATTTTTGCACTTTGCAGCACTCTATTATTGGCATTCACTGCTCACGCTGCGCAATTTGAAGCAGGCAAACATTACAAAGTATTGGATGTGGAGAAGGCGAAGAAACCGACGGTAACCGAGTTCTTCTCTTTCTACTGCCCACACTGTTACAAATTTGAATCTGTCATCGATAACCTAAAGCCTGCTCTGCCAAAAGAGGCAAGTTTTGAGAAAGTTCATGTTGCTTTCATGGGGAGTGACATGGCAGTACCAATGGCTAAGTCATACGCGACAATGGTTTCACTAGGCGTTGAGAAAACAATGGTGCCAGCGATGTTTGCGCAAATTCACCAGAAGCGTCAAGCACCTCAAAATGAAGCTGAGTTGAAGCAAATCTTCGTTGATAATGGAGTCGACGGTAAGAAGTTTGATGCTGCATACAACAGCTTCGCTGTTAACTCGATGCAGAAAGGCTTTGATAAGCAGTTTAAACAAAGCACACTGACCGGCGTTCCTGGAGTGGTAGTGAACAACAAGTATATTGTGTTGCCAAATGAGATTCGTAGCTACGATGAGTACAATGATTTGGTGAACTACCTACTTACGCTTTAA
- a CDS encoding MFS transporter, whose amino-acid sequence MFLTKRFFPYFVTQCLGALNDNIYKNILLLMVTYSQINSLPMPVDLFVNLAAGLFILPFFLFSGHAGAIADNMDKAKLIRRLKLIELVIMSCAATAIMTQSAILMLVLLFMTGTQSAYFGPVKYALLPQALKSDELVKGNAWVEIGTFLSILIGTLSAGLLLAVPNGMIIASCIVITLSLLGFLSSANIPALPSKKSDKVKFEPITGLKKTLKLAQKQPGIWMSILAISWFWFMGATYLTQFPNFAREHLFADSTVVSLLLALFSVGIATGSWLCEKLSFNQVELGILPFGILGLTIFSADLLWAVPAIESFPSQYYDVQSFVAQSSHIRVMIDLFLVGVSGGVFIVPLYAFIQSRSEEGECAQSIAANNIMNALFMVASAAVSILVLSVLEFSIVELFAILAVGNFIVAIYVYRQVPEFTQRFISYLLSHCLYRVSVTGRQHIPEQCAALIVANHVSYVDALILMGTSTRPVRFVMDKSISELPVLKYVFRHAGVIPICSPRKCAETYKRAFEQIEQALDNDEVVCIFPEGRLTSNGELGEFRPGVEKILKRTPVPVIPMALKGLWGSFFSHKNGHALTKRPTRFWSRIEVNIGELLQPTMLDRHLLQKEVQDLLIR is encoded by the coding sequence ATGTTTCTTACTAAACGATTCTTCCCCTATTTCGTTACTCAGTGCCTTGGTGCACTGAACGACAATATCTACAAAAATATTCTCTTGCTAATGGTGACCTATAGCCAAATTAATTCACTACCGATGCCGGTCGATCTTTTTGTTAACCTTGCGGCTGGCTTATTTATTCTTCCCTTCTTTCTGTTTTCAGGTCACGCTGGTGCTATTGCCGACAACATGGACAAAGCTAAGCTAATCCGCCGCTTAAAACTTATTGAATTGGTGATCATGAGTTGTGCTGCGACGGCTATCATGACGCAGAGTGCTATCCTAATGCTGGTGCTACTCTTCATGACTGGCACTCAATCGGCTTACTTCGGCCCTGTGAAATACGCTCTACTTCCTCAAGCGCTAAAATCGGATGAGCTAGTGAAAGGTAATGCTTGGGTTGAGATTGGGACTTTCCTTTCTATCCTGATTGGTACATTAAGCGCAGGTCTTCTGCTTGCAGTTCCAAACGGCATGATTATCGCCTCTTGCATTGTAATTACGCTTTCACTTCTGGGCTTTTTAAGCAGCGCTAACATCCCTGCTCTGCCAAGTAAGAAAAGTGACAAAGTAAAATTCGAACCTATTACTGGTTTGAAGAAAACACTCAAACTGGCACAAAAACAACCCGGTATTTGGATGTCTATTCTCGCGATCAGTTGGTTCTGGTTTATGGGTGCGACTTACCTAACTCAATTCCCGAACTTCGCTCGCGAACACCTATTTGCAGATAGCACTGTGGTTTCTCTGCTGTTAGCTCTATTCTCAGTTGGAATCGCGACAGGTTCATGGTTGTGTGAAAAGCTGTCTTTCAATCAAGTTGAACTGGGTATTCTACCATTTGGTATTTTGGGCTTAACGATTTTCAGTGCTGACCTTTTATGGGCAGTACCTGCAATCGAATCTTTCCCAAGTCAGTATTACGATGTACAAAGCTTTGTTGCTCAGTCTTCGCATATTAGAGTGATGATCGACTTGTTCTTGGTAGGTGTAAGCGGAGGTGTATTTATTGTTCCCCTTTATGCGTTTATCCAATCGCGTTCAGAAGAAGGCGAATGTGCTCAATCTATTGCGGCAAACAACATCATGAACGCACTGTTTATGGTCGCTTCCGCTGCTGTTTCTATCTTAGTGTTAAGTGTTTTAGAGTTCTCTATTGTTGAGCTATTTGCGATTTTGGCCGTCGGTAACTTCATCGTGGCCATCTACGTTTACCGTCAAGTACCTGAGTTTACTCAGCGCTTTATTAGCTACTTGCTAAGCCACTGCCTGTACCGAGTTTCGGTAACCGGTCGTCAGCATATCCCGGAGCAATGCGCTGCCCTGATTGTGGCAAACCATGTAAGCTATGTGGACGCTTTGATTCTAATGGGGACATCAACCCGCCCTGTTCGATTCGTGATGGACAAGTCAATCAGTGAGCTGCCGGTTCTTAAATACGTTTTTCGTCATGCTGGCGTTATCCCAATCTGCTCTCCACGCAAATGTGCAGAGACTTACAAAAGAGCTTTCGAACAGATTGAGCAAGCTCTTGATAACGACGAGGTAGTTTGTATCTTCCCTGAAGGTCGTTTGACCTCAAATGGTGAACTAGGCGAGTTCAGACCCGGTGTTGAGAAGATTTTAAAGCGAACACCTGTACCCGTGATTCCAATGGCGTTGAAGGGCTTATGGGGCTCTTTCTTCAGCCACAAAAATGGACACGCGTTAACTAAGCGCCCGACTCGCTTTTGGTCTCGTATCGAAGTCAATATTGGTGAGCTATTACAACCAACCATGTTAGATCGCCATTTGTTACAAAAAGAAGTGCAAGATTTGCTAATTCGCTGA
- a CDS encoding SDR family oxidoreductase: MKKLIVITGGSSGIGEAIARRLSDEGHPLLLLARRVERLEALNLPNTLCEKVDVTDKASFEAAIAKAEEKFGPADALVNNAGMMLLGQIDTQDASEWKRMFDVNVLGLLNGMQSVLAPMKARNSGTIINISSIAGKKTFPDHAAYCGTKFAVHAISENVREEVAASNVRVTTIAPGAVETELLSHTTSQEIKDGYGAWKEDMGGVLAADDIARAVLFAYQQPQNVCIREIALAPTKQQP; encoded by the coding sequence ATGAAAAAACTGATTGTAATCACAGGTGGAAGTTCTGGTATTGGTGAAGCTATCGCACGCCGTCTAAGCGATGAAGGTCACCCACTTCTTCTTCTTGCTCGCCGTGTAGAGCGCTTAGAAGCACTAAACCTGCCAAACACGCTATGTGAGAAAGTAGACGTAACGGATAAAGCTTCATTTGAAGCAGCAATTGCGAAAGCAGAAGAGAAGTTTGGTCCAGCTGACGCACTAGTAAACAACGCAGGCATGATGCTACTTGGTCAAATCGACACACAAGATGCGTCAGAGTGGAAACGTATGTTCGACGTGAACGTACTTGGTTTGTTAAACGGCATGCAGTCAGTTCTAGCACCAATGAAAGCACGCAATAGCGGTACCATCATCAACATCAGCTCGATCGCCGGTAAAAAGACGTTCCCAGATCATGCTGCTTACTGTGGTACCAAATTTGCCGTTCACGCTATTTCTGAAAACGTCCGTGAAGAAGTCGCTGCTTCAAACGTTCGTGTAACAACAATCGCTCCGGGTGCAGTAGAAACTGAACTGCTTTCTCACACTACATCACAAGAAATCAAAGATGGTTACGGTGCGTGGAAAGAAGATATGGGCGGCGTTCTAGCTGCTGATGACATCGCACGTGCAGTTCTGTTTGCTTACCAACAACCACAAAACGTTTGCATCCGTGAAATTGCTCTAGCACCAACTAAGCAACAACCTTAA
- the ribB gene encoding 3,4-dihydroxy-2-butanone-4-phosphate synthase, translating into MNQSSLLAEFGDPITRVENALIALQEGRGVLLLDDEDRENEGDIIYSVEHLTNEQMALMIRECSGIVCLCLTDAQADKLELPPMVVNNNSANQTAFTVSIEAKQGVTTGVSAADRVTTIKTAANPNAKPDDLARPGHVFPLRARPGGVMTRRGHTEGTIDLMQMAGLQPAGVLCEVTNPDGTMAKAPEIVAFGHLHNMPVLTIEDMVAYRNQFDLKLA; encoded by the coding sequence ATGAATCAGTCATCACTACTTGCCGAATTTGGCGACCCAATTACTCGCGTTGAAAACGCACTTATCGCATTACAAGAAGGCCGTGGCGTGCTTCTTCTTGACGATGAAGATCGTGAAAACGAAGGCGACATCATTTATTCCGTAGAGCACCTGACTAATGAGCAAATGGCTCTTATGATCCGCGAATGCAGCGGCATTGTGTGCCTATGCCTGACAGACGCTCAAGCAGACAAATTGGAACTGCCACCAATGGTTGTGAACAACAACAGCGCAAACCAAACGGCTTTCACGGTTTCTATTGAAGCGAAGCAAGGCGTCACAACTGGCGTTTCTGCCGCTGACCGTGTAACAACCATCAAAACAGCAGCAAACCCAAATGCAAAACCAGACGACTTGGCTCGTCCTGGTCACGTGTTCCCGCTGCGCGCTCGTCCTGGTGGCGTAATGACTCGCCGTGGTCACACAGAAGGCACTATCGATCTGATGCAAATGGCCGGTTTACAACCTGCTGGCGTGCTGTGTGAGGTGACAAACCCAGATGGCACCATGGCAAAAGCACCAGAAATCGTTGCGTTTGGTCATTTACACAACATGCCAGTACTGACCATCGAAGATATGGTGGCTTACCGTAATCAATTTGATTTAAAGCTTGCATAA
- a CDS encoding glutathione peroxidase has translation MKGITLNALIATLLFTSPMAFASSCPDILQGKQRLLNSTEEIALCEAFRGKTLLVVNTASQCGFTPQFEQLEQLHQTYKDQNFAVVGFPSNDFRQDRGSEEKTAKICYLDYGVTFPMMARTSVLGENANPVFAEITNQAGVTPKWNFYKFLINKDGKVVATFPSSTSPTSTTLTNMIEQQL, from the coding sequence ATGAAGGGAATCACTCTCAACGCACTTATCGCAACACTACTCTTCACCAGCCCTATGGCTTTTGCATCGAGCTGTCCAGATATCTTGCAAGGAAAGCAAAGACTTCTCAATTCAACGGAAGAAATAGCGCTGTGTGAAGCCTTCAGAGGCAAGACACTGCTGGTTGTGAACACGGCGAGCCAGTGTGGCTTCACTCCCCAATTCGAGCAGTTGGAACAACTACACCAAACTTATAAAGATCAAAACTTTGCCGTTGTGGGATTTCCTAGTAACGACTTTCGCCAAGACCGCGGCAGCGAAGAGAAGACTGCGAAAATCTGTTACCTCGACTATGGTGTCACCTTCCCTATGATGGCGCGAACCTCTGTTCTTGGTGAGAACGCAAACCCAGTATTTGCCGAGATAACCAACCAGGCGGGCGTTACACCAAAATGGAATTTCTACAAGTTCCTCATCAACAAAGACGGCAAAGTTGTTGCGACCTTTCCAAGTTCAACTTCCCCGACAAGTACTACGCTTACTAACATGATTGAACAGCAACTATAA